The following is a genomic window from Acidobacteriota bacterium.
CGGCGTGGTTCACCTGGCCGTCGGAGAAGAACATCTCGCAGCGTTCGCCGTTGTTGGTGAGCACCAGCGAGCACGTTTTGTGGCCCATCTCGAGCGACTGCAGCAGGTCCATGATGTTCATCTGCGCCAGCGAACCGCGCAGCACGCCCTCGCCCGGCGCTTCGCGCGCCATCTTCTCGAGCGCGATCTTGTCCACCACCTTCTTGATCTTGGCGGTGGCTTCCTTGATGAAGAATGGCTTCTCGAGGAAGTCTTCCACCTGGTCCTGCAACATCTTGAGCTTGTCGGTGATGTCGGCCTTCGAGGCAGCGAGGATCACGGGGATCTTCGACGTGGTGGTCCGCGTCTTCAGCTTCTCGAATAACGAGCGGCCGTCCATGCCGCCGCCCATGCTGTAGTCGGAGATGACCAGGTCGGGCTGCTCCTCCACCGCCTTCAGCAACGCATCGCCACCGTCGGTGGCGGTGGAGACAGTCGCGATCGTGCCGACGGCGCTCTTCAGCATCCCCAGCACCATGGGGTTGTCGTCGACGATCAGGACTTTGACGTTGGCTGGCATCTTCTTAGCGCGCTCTACTTCTTCTTGCGAACGTACGCCCCGGACTTTCCGCCGGACTTGCGCTCGAGCCGTACAAAGCGGATCTCGATGGATTTATCGAGCGCCTTGCACATGTCGTAGACGGTCAGCGCGGCGACGCTCGCCGCCACCAGCGCTTCCATCTCTACGCCGGTGGCGGCTGTAGTGGTTACTT
Proteins encoded in this region:
- a CDS encoding response regulator; this encodes MPANVKVLIVDDNPMVLGMLKSAVGTIATVSTATDGGDALLKAVEEQPDLVISDYSMGGGMDGRSLFEKLKTRTTTSKIPVILAASKADITDKLKMLQDQVEDFLEKPFFIKEATAKIKKVVDKIALEKMAREAPGEGVLRGSLAQMNIMDLLQSLEMGHKTCSLVLTNNGERCEMFFSDGQVNHAAYGAVKGDDAVYKALAWANGNFQIDFTGRSDEQTCTRSTQGLLMEGLRLLDEANRDHEENVLEA